The Salipiger sp. CCB-MM3 genomic interval TCGACATGGATGCCGTCGCAGATCATTCCGCACATGACATCAGAGTCGATCGCGGCCCCCAAAAGGCCGGGGGCGCGGGACTGCATCTGGTCCATCGCGTTGAAGAGATGGGTGACGCAGGAAACGCCGCGCCCGAAGGCCACGCGCGCCTCGTCGGCGGTGGCACTGCTGTGCCCGGCCGAAACCACCGCGCCGCTGTCGACGAGTGCCGCCAGCAGCGCGGGGTCCGCACGCTCTGGGGCGAGGGTGATCATCACCGGCATGCCTGCGGACCGGAGCCGTTCGACCAGCGTCACGGTGCGGCGGTCGAGCGGGCGCAGGTATCTCTCGGCGTGGGTGCCACGGCGGGCGGGTGAGAAATGCGGGCCCTCGATATGCAGGCCAAGGATGCCGGTGCTGCCGTAGCACTCGAGCGCGGCGTCGCCGGCGGCTTCGATCACCTCGGGGCGGTCGGTGATCACCGTGGGCAGGATGTCCCCGGTGCCAAGAGCGAGGTGGGCCTGCGCGATATGCGCCAGCCCCTCGGGTGTGGGATCGCCGTTGACCATCGTCCCGCCGCCGCCGTTGACCTGCAGATCGGTGAGCAGCGGCATGGCAAGATGAACCTCCGTCGCCGGTGCGGTGCCGCGCGGGCG includes:
- a CDS encoding N-acetylglucosamine-6-phosphate deacetylase, giving the protein MTSEELLATRYLWSNGTLLQDQEIALVGGKVAAIRPRGTAPATEVHLAMPLLTDLQVNGGGGTMVNGDPTPEGLAHIAQAHLALGTGDILPTVITDRPEVIEAAGDAALECYGSTGILGLHIEGPHFSPARRGTHAERYLRPLDRRTVTLVERLRSAGMPVMITLAPERADPALLAALVDSGAVVSAGHSSATADEARVAFGRGVSCVTHLFNAMDQMQSRAPGLLGAAIDSDVMCGMICDGIHVDWTMLRIALAARPASGLSFAVSDAMATVGGPDHFTLYGQEIHVEQGRLVNAEGALAGAHVDLRQSLANLVGEVGLDLQTAVPMVSDIPRRLMGLPPREIAVGTAHDEMLLLGPRCERGSRR